The region GGTGGGGAGTCCTGCACGGTGGAAGGGTCTGGGTGCTTGATCTGGGTCGGACCTAATGCCATTAACTTAAGGAATAATACAACAATTTAAACATGTTATTTTTTATGACTTTTTTGAAATCGGCCCCTTGTCTAACCTTAAGGAAAAATTCTATGCCCACACCTGTTGTCCAAGAGATCGGTGGGGTCCAGAAAAGCGTAGAAGAATAAACGCTATCCCCGGACCCAACTCGGCTTTGGTTGATCTTCCCGTTTTTCGAAATTTCGTTAAATTAATGATTTGAAATCTGACATCAAAATATGGCAGAATAAAAAGACTTGAAGTAGCTAAAGGAAGTCGGTTCAACAACCGATCGAAACCAGGGCGCTTTCTGGAAATCCTGGTTTATGACCCGTGGCCGACGGGACGAGGAACAGTACTGGAAGGGAAACCGCCCGGACCGAGCCAGTTGGGATAAAGGAAGAAAGGAGAATCATGATGAATATCCTTGAAAAGGTAAAATTACTGGAAAAGGTTATTGCCGTGGATGTCACAACCATCGATCCGGTGCTGGAACTGGCCATTGAAAAATTATTGAAACGCGAAGCCCCGCGGATGGATGAATTAAAACAACGGTTGTTAAAACAGGAATCCGAATTTGAAAAAAAATACGGGCTGAACTCGGAAGAATTCTACAGACGTTATGAAAAGGGGATAATGGGTGACGACATGGATTATGTGGAATGGTCGGCGACCATTGACATGCTTACCGGTCTTAAAAAACGGTTGTCGCTGCTCCAACAGGAATCACCGCAATGAATGACAGGATTCGCAGCTATTTCGACGAGATCGAAGCCCGGCTGATTGAATGTCCTGCCATTCTCGATTATCAAATCACCCGCAAGGAAAGCTTGTCAAACGATTGGATAATGCACCCCATTATATAGATTTGCCTTATGCGCCGCATCATCTTCATACAGGCGCCGGTCATGTCGAAGGTTTTTCAGGAAACCCGGATATCTTGGCCTTCATTGACGACATGGAAAGGACCCTTATCAGGAAATGAACGCTCTTCCCGCAAGCCCAAACTCTGCTTCGGGTATTCCATCAATTCTCAAACCGACTGGTCTTTTAGAGAAATTTGAAAAATGAACAGCGAATACCTCCTTTTCCTGGGTCTTTATCTGCTCGGCCTGCTCATCCGCGCCGGCTATGAGATCCTTAAAAAGGCCGGGCGGGTCCAGCCGAAAAATAAATGGGCCTTTGCCCTGGTCTTTGCGGCCATGTGCCTCCTGTGGGCCAGTTGGTTCAATTTACCTCCTTTGGATCCATTCCGTGTTACCCTGCCCGACCCGGTACGCTGGATTGGTTATGGGGTATTGATGGTGGGTTTTGGTCTGGCCATCTGGGCTTTTCTGCAGTTGAGGGGCCTGGAAAATATCAGCCGTCTGGTCACCACCGGCCTCTTTTCCCGGATACGCCATCCCATGTATGCCGGATTCATCCTCTGGATTCTGGGCTGGGTGATGGTCCACGGCGCGCTCTTCAGCCTGGTCTTTGGGGCAATAGGCATCGGGAACATCCTTTACTGGCGGCTCCTGGAGGAAAAAGATCTGGAAACCCGTTACGGCGAAGACTACCGGAGATATCGAAAAGGAACCTGGTTCTAACCACCGGACGCCCACAAGCAAGCCATTTCCCGGAAAGGAGCCCCCGCGAAGCCCCTTGAGTCCCAAAGGGACGATCCTCCCGCGAAGCCCCTTGAGTCCCAAAGGGACGCTCTTCTTATCCCTTTCGTCTTTTTCCACTCTCCGAACTCCGAACTTCTTTCCCCTCCCCCCCTCTGAGCTTTGAGCTTAGACCCTGCTGAGGGATTTTCTTGACTTCTAAAATTATGGCATTATAATGCCGTTATTATGATGACTTTAAGGCGAAAAAGGTCATGAAATCCCGAACCATGGTTTATCTTGAAGTTGAACAGCTTCAATCCCTGCAAAAGGAGGCCAGATCTCAAAGAATTTCCTTGGCCGAACTGATGCGGCGTTTGGTGAAGGAACATCTTACTAAGGAACGAGGAGTACCGGCGGCCCCCAAAGAAGCCTATCTCAAAATTGTCGGATTAGGGGCAAGCGGGAAAAAAGACATTTCAGGAAACCACGATCGTTATCTGGGGAAGGCCATCCTCCGTGAGCATACTCGTTGATACCGGGGCCTGGTATGCCATCGTTGATACTTCGGACCGCCATCATAAAGAAGCCAAGCGCTTTTATAGTGAACAGGTTTCAAAGGCCCCTTTTATAACTACCGACCTGATCTTGGCCGAAACATGGACCTTAATCAACTCCCATATCGGCCGATCCGCTGCCAGAACATTCTGGGAAACCTTGAGAGAAACAAGAATCCCCATCTTAACCATCGAACCGGTTGATCTGGAAGCCGCCTGGAGGATTGGCCGGGATTTTTCCGATCAAACTTTCAGCCTGGTGGATTGTTGC is a window of Deltaproteobacteria bacterium DNA encoding:
- a CDS encoding isoprenylcysteine carboxylmethyltransferase family protein, whose translation is MNSEYLLFLGLYLLGLLIRAGYEILKKAGRVQPKNKWAFALVFAAMCLLWASWFNLPPLDPFRVTLPDPVRWIGYGVLMVGFGLAIWAFLQLRGLENISRLVTTGLFSRIRHPMYAGFILWILGWVMVHGALFSLVFGAIGIGNILYWRLLEEKDLETRYGEDYRRYRKGTWF
- a CDS encoding ribbon-helix-helix protein, CopG family, which gives rise to MKSRTMVYLEVEQLQSLQKEARSQRISLAELMRRLVKEHLTKERGVPAAPKEAYLKIVGLGASGKKDISGNHDRYLGKAILREHTR
- a CDS encoding PIN domain-containing protein, whose product is MSILVDTGAWYAIVDTSDRHHKEAKRFYSEQVSKAPFITTDLILAETWTLINSHIGRSAARTFWETLRETRIPILTIEPVDLEAAWRIGRDFSDQTFSLVDCCTFAVMERMGTSEAFTFDAHFLTYRYGPTRQRVFRCSP